The uncultured Desulfatiglans sp. DNA window AAGGCCTGTGGGATCACCTGGTCGATAAGTACCATTACCTGGGGCGCCCCCGAATCGTCGGTGCATACTTGAAGTACCTGGCCTACCTGGATGGACACCTGGTGGCTTGCCTCGGTTGGGGCTCAGCGGCCTGGAAGGTGGAGTGCCGCGACCGGTTCATCGGTTGGGAGCCCCGTACCAGGGAAGCGAACCTCTACAAGGTCGTCAATAACGTCCGGTTCCTGATTCCGGGCTGGGTTTCGGTGGAACACTTGGCCTCGAAGCTTCTGAGCGCCAACATCCGGATGCTTCCCGGGGACTGGCAGGCGTTTTACCGCCATCCCGTTGCCTTGCTCGAAACCTTCGTGGACACCACCCGGTTCCAGGGCACCTGCTACCGGGCAGCCAACTGGGTCTATGCAGGACTGACCAAGGGGCGTGGACGCTACGACCGCTATAACCGCTGCATGGAACCGGTCAAGGCGGTCTACCTCTACCCGCTTGGCAAGCGTTTCCGGGAGGCGCTCCATGCCTGAAACGCCTCTTTTTCCCGAAGGCATCGCCTTGACCGAAGAGGGGCTGCAGGATGTGCCGCGCTCCGTGCTCATCCAGATCATCCTCGCCCTTGTGGAGGAAAACCGCGAACTCCGAAAACGGATCGAACAACTCGAAGCGCGTCTGAACAAGGATTCCTCCAACTCGGATCGGCCGCCGTCCTCGGATCCGCCCTTCAAAAAGAAAAAATCCGGTAAGAAAAAGAAAGGCACCGATCGACGGAAACTGAGCCATCCGGGGCACCGGCAGGAGATGCTCCCGCCGAAGGAAACCCGAGTCATCCTTCCGGAAATCTGCACCTGCGGCAACCGCGAGTTCCCCGAAACCGAACCGTATTATACGCACCAAGTCATCGAACTGCCGCCGATCGAACTCGAGGTCATCCACTTCGAGCTACACCGAGGCAGGTGCCCGGTCTGCGGCAAGATGCAAAAGGCCACCGTCCCCAGGGAACATCGGACAGGCTACGGTCCCAGGCTTTCAGCCATGATCGCCGAGATGGCGGGCACCCAGGCAGACAGCCGGTCAACGATTCAAACCTTCTGCGCTTCGGTGCTTGGGTTCCATATCAGCCTGAGCGCCATCCAGAAGATCATCGTTCGGGCTTGTGCCGCGATCCAACCCCACTATGAAACGATCGGCCAGGCAGCCAGGCAGGCGCCGGTCAACCACATCGACGAGAC harbors:
- a CDS encoding transposase, whose translation is MPETPLFPEGIALTEEGLQDVPRSVLIQIILALVEENRELRKRIEQLEARLNKDSSNSDRPPSSDPPFKKKKSGKKKKGTDRRKLSHPGHRQEMLPPKETRVILPEICTCGNREFPETEPYYTHQVIELPPIELEVIHFELHRGRCPVCGKMQKATVPREHRTGYGPRLSAMIAEMAGTQADSRSTIQTFCASVLGFHISLSAIQKIIVRACAAIQPHYETIGQAARQAPVNHIDETSHRLNGLLQWLWVMAGPAVAFFMIHSNRSKEAFEALIKDWTGILVSDGYGVYRKWVGLRQTCLAHLIRKAKELSERKDPDIKRFGLWATHELQRLCHMAKDPPSVGEWQAFYARLIRLITLHEKRKDDAGRFARRLRREIESLWTFLSEQGVDPTNNHAERMLRFAVLWRKSSQGTSSEKGNRWVERILSLKQTCRLQKKTTFPVLVDALHAYFRGQEPDLAWIAQPTA
- a CDS encoding conserved hypothetical protein (Evidence 4 : Unknown function but conserved in other organisms); this encodes MAETLYQIRGRQIREEDLSVIRDTISRHWERGRTAISRVLCEHWDWRQPNGQLKGMACRALLLKLQEKQVVNLPPPLSTTNHRKPRKAVRRSYNYDTSEIHGTVSEFGSLKIEMVRRTPDEGLWDHLVDKYHYLGRPRIVGAYLKYLAYLDGHLVACLGWGSAAWKVECRDRFIGWEPRTREANLYKVVNNVRFLIPGWVSVEHLASKLLSANIRMLPGDWQAFYRHPVALLETFVDTTRFQGTCYRAANWVYAGLTKGRGRYDRYNRCMEPVKAVYLYPLGKRFREALHA